In Gossypium arboreum isolate Shixiya-1 chromosome 5, ASM2569848v2, whole genome shotgun sequence, a single genomic region encodes these proteins:
- the LOC108486453 gene encoding threonine synthase 1, chloroplastic-like yields the protein MVYSCSLFHSSLASKSNFPLLHHRNHPKFNRPAPIVISCSSSSTFDPSSTTSSSNNNTPSPQKNRRLADENIRDEARRHRSTAKNTLSAKYVPFNAGPDCTESYSLDEIVYRSRSGGLLDVQHDMEALKKFDGAYWRELFDSRVGKTTWPYGSGVWSKKEWVLPEIDPDDIVSAFEGNSNLFWAERFGKQFLGMNDLWVKHCGISHTGSFKDLGMTVLVSQVNRLRKLKRPVVGVGCASTGDTSAALSAYCAAAGIPSIVFLPANKISIAQLVQPIANGAFVLSIDTDFDGCMKLIREVTAELPIYLANSLNSLRLEGQKTAAIEILQQFDWEVPDWVIVPGGNLGNIYAFYKGFKMCQELGLVDRIPRLVCAQAANANPLYLYYKSEWNEFKAVKANTTFASAIQIGDPVSIDRAVYALKNSNGIVEEATEEELMDAMAQADSTGMFICPHTGVALTALMKLRKSGVIGAGDRTVVVSTAHGLKFTQSKVDYHSKEIPDMACQFANPPMQVKADFGSVMDVLMKYLGDKAPKH from the coding sequence ATGGTTTACTCTTGTTCTTTGTTCCACTCCTCTCTCGCCTCCAAATCCAACTTCCCGTTGCTGCACCATCGGAACCACCCCAAGTTCAATCGCCCCGCTCCTATCGTCATCTCATGCTCCTCCTCCTCCACATTCGATCCTTCTTCAACCACTAGTTCCTCCAATAACAACACCCCTTCACCCCAAAAGAACCGTCGCCTTGCTGATGAGAATATCCGTGACGAGGCTCGACGCCACCGCTCCACCGCCAAGAACACCCTCTCCGCCAAATATGTTCCGTTCAACGCCGGTCCCGACTGCACCGAGTCCTACTCCCTCGACGAGATCGTTTACCGGAGTCGTTCCGGTGGTTTGCTTGACGTTCAACACGACATGGAGGCTTTGAAGAAGTTCGACGGCGCGTACTGGAGGGAGTTATTCGATTCCCGGGTGGGGAAAACAACGTGGCCGTATGGGTCTGGAGTTTGGTCCAAAAAGGAATGGGTTTTACCCGAGATTGATCCCGATGACATCGTTTCGGCTTTCGAAGGGAACTCCAATCTGTTCTGGGCGGAACGGTTTGGAAAACAGTTTTTGGGGATGAACGATTTGTGGGTTAAACACTGTGGAATCAGCCACACTGGCAGTTTCAAGGATCTGGGTATGACTGTTTTGGTCAGTCAAGTTAATCGACTCCGAAAACTGAAACGACCCGTCGTTGGAGTCGGCTGCGCTTCCACTGGTGACACATCAGCTGCCTTATCCGCTTATTGCGCTGCCGCGGGTATTCCTTCCATTGTCTTTTTACCTGCGAATAAGATCTCCATTGCACAATTAGTTCAACCAATTGCGAACGGCGCGTTCGTTTTGAGCATTGACACCGATTTCGACGGTTGCATGAAGTTAATCCGGGAAGTTACCGCCGAGCTACCAATTTACCTTGCCAATTCATTGAACAGTTTAAGACTCGAAGGGCAGAAAACGGCTGCGATTGAGATTTTACAGCAGTTTGATTGGGAAGTTCCAGATTGGGTTATTGTTCCTGGTGGTAATTTGGGTAATATTTATGCTTTTTACAAAGGGTTTAAAATGTGTCAAGAACTAGGGCTTGTTGATAGGATACCTAGATTGGTTTGTGCCCAAGCAGCCAATGCCAATCCACTTTATCTGTATTATAAATCTGAGTGGAATGAGTTCAAGGCAGTCAAGGCAAATACTACATTTGCCTCAGCTATTCAAATTGGTGACCCTGTTTCTATTGATAGAGCCGTGTATGCTTTGAAAAATTCAAATGGGATTGTGGAGGAAGCGACTGAGGAGGAGTTAATGGATGCAATGGCACAGGCGGATTCTACAGGAATGTTCATTTGCCCTCATACTGGAGTCGCATTAACTGCTTTAATGAAGCTTAGGAAGAGTGGGGTTATCGGAGCTGGAGACAGAACTGTTGTGGTTAGTACAGCTCATGGATTGAAGTTTACACAGTCCAAGGTTGACTACCACTCGAAGGAGATTCCGGATATGGCTTGCCAGTTTGCTAACCCACCGATGCAAGTGAAGGCGGATTTTGGTTCTGTTATGGATGTGCTGATGAAGTATTTGGGAGATAAAGCCCCAAAGCACTAG